A region from the Sorex araneus isolate mSorAra2 chromosome 6, mSorAra2.pri, whole genome shotgun sequence genome encodes:
- the KCNA5 gene encoding potassium voltage-gated channel subfamily A member 5 — translation MEIAPVPLENGRAMTVRGAATAAAGELRAGGTQGAAGALQARAAPAGRSEGAHQAEPRGRGPRRGTDPGGRPLPPLPRERPPRLREEEKEEEEKEEEEEEEAGGCLDPGTTAEALEDPAPVAGSLYHHHHHQHHHHHHHQRVLINISGLRFETQLRTLAQFPNTLLGDPTKRLRYFDPLRNEYFFDRHRPSFDGILYYYQSGGRLRRPVNVALDVFVDEIRFYQLGDEALERFREDEGFIPEEEKPMPRHAFQRQVWLIFEYPESSGSARAVAIVSVLVILISIITFCLETLPEFRDERELLRQPAAAAPQPPGGGGGAVWGGNGSSGGGPGGAPPPLSGPTVAPLLPRTLADPFFIVETTCVVWFTFELLVRFFACPSKAEFSRNIMNIIDVVAIFPYFITLGTELAERQPGGGQNGQQAMSLAILRVIRLVRVFRIFKLSRHSKGLQILGKTLQASMRELGLLIFFLFIGVILFSSAVYFAEADNQETHFSSIPDAFWWAVVTMTTVGYGDMRPVTVGGKIVGSLCAIAGVLTIALPVPVIVSNFNYFYHRETEQEEQAALKDVPGGPNPGPAVDGGVQRKASKGSLGKAGASRENAEGARRGSRPLEKCTLKAKSNVDFGRSLYALCLDTSRETDL, via the coding sequence ATGGAGATCGCGCCGGTGCCCCTGGAGAACGGCCGTGCCATGACGGTCCGAGGAGCGGCGACGGCTGCAGCAGGTGAGCTGAGAGCCGGCGGGACCCAGGGCGCAGCGGGGGCGCTCCAGGCCCGGGCCGCGCCGGCGGGGCGCAGCGAGGGAGCGCACCAGGCCGAGCCCCGGGGGCGCGGGCCGCGCAGGGGCACGGACCCCGGCGGCCGCCCTCTGCCCCCGCTGCCCCGGGAGCGGCCGCCGCGCCTccgggaagaagagaaggaggaggaggagaaggaggaggaggaagaggaggaggccgGCGGCTGCCTCGACCCGGGCACGACGGCGGAGGCGCTCGAGGACCCGGCACCGGTCGCGGGCTccctctaccaccaccaccaccaccagcaccaccaccaccaccaccaccagcggGTCCTCATCAACATCTCGGGGCTGCGCTTCGAGACGCAGCTGCGCACCCTGGCGCAGTTCCCCAACACGCTGCTGGGGGACCCCACGAAGCGCCTGCGCTACTTCGACCCGCTGCGCAACGAGTACTTCTTCGACCGCCACCGGCCCAGCTTCGACGGCATCCTCTACTACTACCAGTCCGGGGGCCGGCTGCGGCGGCCCGTCAACGTGGCCCTGGACGTGTTCGTCGACGAGATCCGCTTCTACCAGCTGGGGGACGAGGCGCTGGAGCGCTTCCGCGAGGACGAGGGCTTCATCCCCGAGGAGGAGAAGCCAATGCCGCGCCACGCCTTCcagcgccaggtgtggctcatctTCGAGTACCCCGAGAGCTCGGGCTCGGCGCGGGCCGTCGCCATCGTCTCGGTCCTGGTCATCCTCATCTCCATCATCACCTTCTGCCTGGAGACGCTGCCCGAGTTCCGGGACGAACGCGAGCTGCTCCGCCAGCCCGCGGCggcggccccgcagccccccggcggcggcggcggcgccgtcTGGGGAGGCAACGGCAGCAGcggtgggggtcccgggggcgcGCCGCCGCCGCTGTCCGGCCCGACGGTGGCCCCGCTCCTGCCTAGGACGCTGGCCGACCCCTTCTTCATCGTGGAGACCACGTGCGTCGTCTGGTTCACCTTTGAGCTGCTCGTGCGCTTCTTCGCCTGCCCCAGCAAGGCCGAGTTCTCGCGCAACATCATGAACATCATCGACGTGGTGGCCATCTTCCCCTACTTCATCACCCTGGGCACCGAGCTGGCCGAGCGGCAGCCGGGGGGCGGCCAGAACGGGCAGCAGGCCATGTCGCTGGCCATCCTCAGGGTCATCCGCCTGGTGCGCGTCTTCCGCATCTTCAAGCTCTCGCGCCACTCCAAGGGGCTGCAGATCCTGGGCAAGACGCTGCAGGCGTCCATGCGCGAGCTGGGCCtgctcatcttcttcctcttcatcggCGTCATCCTCTTCTCCAGCGCCGTCTACTTCGCCGAGGCCGACAACCAGGAGACCCATTTCTCCAGCATCCCCGACGCCTTCTGGTGGGCGGTGGTCACCATGACCACGGTGGGCTACGGGGACATGCGGCCCGTCACGGTCGGGGGCAAGATCGTGGGCTCGCTGTGCGCCATCGCGGGCGTCCTCACCATCGCCCTGCCCGTGCCCGTCATCGTGTCCAACTTCAACTACTTCTACCACCGCGAGACGGAGCAGGAGGAGCAAGCGGCGCTCAAGGATGTGCCGGGAGGCCCCAACCCGGGCCCCGCGGTGGACGGCGGAGTGCAGCGCAAGGCCAGCAAGGGGTCTCTGGGCAAAGCCGGGGCGTCCCGAGAGAATGCAGAAGGAGCTCGGCGGGGCAGCCGACCCTTGGAGAAGTGCACCCTCAAGGCCAAGAGCAACGTGGACTTTGGAAGGTCCCTGTATGCCCTCTGCTTAGACACCAGCCGGGAAACGGATTTGtaa